One genomic window of Gemmatimonadota bacterium includes the following:
- a CDS encoding STAS domain-containing protein, translating to MAFTETRDAGGVVVVAVEGQLIVANRQELKQLLQDALDRGDRRFVLDFTPTAYIDSSGLGALVSVNRKVREAGGELRLAGLNEDLRALFELTKLDTLFTIADTPAGALVGF from the coding sequence ATGGCGTTCACTGAAACGCGTGATGCAGGCGGCGTCGTGGTGGTGGCCGTGGAGGGACAGCTGATCGTGGCCAACCGGCAGGAGCTCAAGCAGCTGCTGCAGGACGCCCTCGATCGCGGCGATCGTCGCTTCGTGCTCGACTTCACCCCCACGGCCTATATCGACTCGTCCGGTCTCGGTGCGCTGGTCTCGGTGAATCGCAAGGTGCGTGAGGCCGGCGGCGAGCTCCGCCTGGCCGGACTCAACGAGGACCTGCGGGCCCTCTTCGAGTTGACCAAGCTCGACACCTTGTTCACCATCGCCGACACGCCGGCCGGGGCGCTCGTCGGCTTCTGA